Proteins co-encoded in one Salvia splendens isolate huo1 chromosome 4, SspV2, whole genome shotgun sequence genomic window:
- the LOC121800779 gene encoding protein FAR1-RELATED SEQUENCE 5-like, whose amino-acid sequence MSAHCPLELVCFVVRAQTHSLGYSSSLSSAVEKVLVNTRHRWYMWHIMAKVAEKVPKSLLGNSEFKKDLNSCIWSELIEPTEFEDKWKTVMETYELEGDEWFVSMFESRKFWVSAYFRDFPNSSLIKTNSVSESQNSFFKRYTQSRANLVVFLMNFNNVVDAQRNHSAKLDYMDSNTTAKMKTEWSLEKHASTIFTDGAFKEIQEQILEAYNHCSLVSISNDSSPEVYKVLDHFSNTWTVTFSVADSVCQCGCKMFSRTGRVCCHIFLVLKNKKMRLIPENLIGGRWLKSPLVKAVHAVQCQDVATHVYVDEKEKAQAILLGEMLGIYQAVSVDIDQIHELTSIVREARQQIFADGVVTSTARRRN is encoded by the coding sequence ATGAGCGCGCATTGTCCTTTGGAGCTGGTTTGCTTTGTAGTGAGAGCGCAGACTCATTCTCTTGGCTATTCAAGCAGTTTGTCAAGTGCCGTTGAAAAAGTTCTTGTGAATACACGTCACAGATGGTATATGTGGCACATCATGGCAAAAGTAGCTGAAAAGGTTCCTAAGTCACTTCTGGGTAATTCTGAATttaaaaaggatttgaattcATGCATTTGGTCTGAGTTGATTGAACCCACCGAGTTTGAAGACAAGTGGAAGACTGTTATGGAGACATATGAACTTGAAGGCGATGAATGGTTCGTTTCTATGTTCGAATCAAGAAAGTTTTGGGTTTCTGCATACTTTAGGGACTTCCCTAACAGTTCTTTGATAAAGACGAATTCTGTTTCGGAATCTCAAAACAGTTTTTTCAAGAGGTATACTCAGTCCAGGGCTAACCTTGTTGtgtttttaatgaatttcaaCAATGTTGTTGATGCCCAACGAAACCACTCCGCAAAGCTAGATTATATGGATTCTAATACTACCGCAAAGATGAAAACAGAGTGGTCTCTTGAGAAACATGCATCTACAATATTCACAGATGGTGCATTCAAGGAAATTCAAGAACAGATACTGGAGGCTTATAACCACTGCAGCCTTGTATCAATATCAAATGATTCAAGTCCAGAGGTTTACAAGGTTTTAGATCATTTTTCAAACACATGGACTGTCACATTCTCTGTGGCGGATTCTGTGTGTCAATGTGGTTGTAAGATGTTTTCTAGGACTGGTCGTGTATGCTGCCACATCTTCCTTGTGTTGAAGAACAAAAAGATGCGCTTGATTCCTGAGAATCTGATTGGAGGTCGATGGTTGAAATCTCCTCTGGTTAAGGCTGTTCATGCCGTCCAATGCCAAGATGTAGCAACACATGTTTATGTTGATGAGAAGGAGAAGGCACAAGCAATTTTGTTGGGAGAGATGTTGGGTATATACCAGGCTGTATCTGTCGATATTGATCAAATTCATGAGCTGACATCTATAGTTCGTGAAGCAAGACAACAGATTTTTGCCGACGGCGTAGTAACGTCTACAGccagaagaagaaactaa